One region of Octopus sinensis linkage group LG30, ASM634580v1, whole genome shotgun sequence genomic DNA includes:
- the LOC118768515 gene encoding glycoprotein 3-alpha-L-fucosyltransferase A-like codes for MDTYRKIFFIFVIFIVVCISFYISQFEYNLKNVQNIWNLTSTTKQYVSYTRNTSRLFPGNQPENDRIEAQMKYVLPGEERWENYTRNTHQNQSDSDRNVKLKPIRPKFKTLLIYSFRYLQPLKENQTSFLEYKCPVNECLVTNNKAMQNSVDAIFFYEKVGLSQKPTHTNQIWIYMTQECPFFQPPVTTWETKSNWTIIIRHDSTIVYPYEKFRYFNKSVRQKVQFQNYATGKTKKVAWFVSNCGPSNNRMGYAKELGKYIQVDIYGRCGTKVCKREDKYSCFEMLKKEYKFYLAFENSNCRDYITEKFFINGLKYNVIPIVMGAHPHDYREVAPENSYIHYEDFKSPKELADYLHKLDKNDTLYNEYFKWKGTGEFIDTKFWCRVCAMLHAADYYKPSWYENVWEWWAGKGKCIGKNRWT; via the exons ATGGACACCTACCGCAAGATATTTTTCATCTTTGTCATATTCATAGTAGTatgcatttctttttatatttctcaatTTGAATATAATCTCAAGAACGTACAAAACATTTGGAATTTGACTTCAACAACTAAGCAGTATGTTTCCTACACAAGGAATACCTCTCGATTGTTTCCAGGTAATCAACCTGAAAACGATCGTATCGAAGCTCAAATGAAATATGTCCTACCAGGAGAGGAAAGATGGGAAAATTATACACGGAATACGCACCAAAATCAATCAGATTCTGATCGAAATGTAAAGTTAAAGCCAATTAGACCAAAGTTTAAAACGTTGTTAATATACAGTTTCAGATATCTGCAACCATTGAAGGAAAATCAAACGAGTTTCCTGGAATATAAATGTCCAGTTAATGAATGTTTAGTCACAAACAACAAAGCAATGCAAAATAGTGTAGATGCTATTTTCTTTTATGAGAAAGTGGGACTATCACAGAAACCAACCCACACGAACCAAATATGGATTTATATGACACAAGAGTGTCCTTTTTTTCAACCCCCAGTGACAACCTGGGAAACAAAATCAAACTGGACGATTATTATCCGGCATGACAGTACGATTGTATATCCTTACGAGAAATTTCGATATTTTAACAAGTCAGTAAGACAAAAAGTACAATTTCAAAATTATGCAACGGGAAAAACAAAGAAGGTTGCTTGGTTCGTATCGAACTGTGGTCCAAGCAACAATCGCATGGGTTATGCTAAGGAGCTCGGAAAATATATCCAGGTGGATATTTATGGTAGATGTGGTACAAAAGTTTGCAAAAGAGAGGATAAATATAGTTGCTTTGAGATGTTGAAAAAGGAATACAAATTTTATTTGGCATTCGAAAATTCCAATTGTAGAGATTATATTACTGAAAAATTCTTCATTAATGGTTTGAA ATATAATGTTATTCCAATTGTAATGGGTGCCCATCCTCACGACTATCGTGAAGTAGCACCCGAGAATTCGTACATCCACTACGAGGATTTCAAATCCCCAAAAGAATTGGCAGATTATCTGCATAAACTTGATAAAAATGATACTCTTTACAATGAGTATTTCAAATGGAAAGGAACAGGAGAATTTATTGATACCAAATTTTGGTGTCGTGTTTGTGCGATGCTACACGCTGCCGATTATTACAAGCCGTCATGGTATGAAAACGTATGGGAATGGTGGGCAGGAAAGGGTAAGTGTATTGGAAAGAACCGGTGGACATAA
- the LOC115226504 gene encoding glycoprotein 3-alpha-L-fucosyltransferase A-like, with protein MDTYRKMFSVFVIFIVVCLCFYISQFEYNLKNVQNIWNLTSRTKQYVSYRRNSSRLFPGNQPENDRIEAQMKYVPPGEERWENYTRNTHQNQSDSDRNVKLKPSRPKFKTLLIYSLRYLQPLKENQTSFLEYKCPVNECLVTNNKAMQNSVDAIFFYERVGLSQKPTHTNQIWIFMTQECPVFNPSVKHLGNKINWTITYRQDSTIVYPYGKFRYFNKSVRQKVQVQNYATGKTKKVAWFVSNCGPSNNRMGYAKELGKYIQVDIYGGCGTKICTRRNENKCFEILKKEYKFYLAFENSNCRDYITEKFFINGLK; from the coding sequence ATGGACACCTACCGCAAGATGTTTTCAGTCTTTGTCATATTCATAGTAGTATgcctttgtttttatatttctcaatTTGAATATAATCTCAAGAACGTACAAAACATTTGGAATTTGACTTCAAGAACTAAGCAGTATGTTTCCTACAGAAGGAATTCCTCTCGATTGTTTCCAGGTAATCAACCTGAAAACGATCGTATCGAAGCTCAAATGAAATATGTCCCACCAGGAGAGGAAAGATGGGAAAATTATACACGGAATACGCACCAAAATCAATCAGATTCTGATCGAAATGTAAAGTTAAAGCCAAGTAGACCAAAGTTTAAAACGTTGTTAATATACAGTTTAAGATATCTGCAACCATTGAAGGAAAATCAAACGAGTTTCCTGGAATATAAATGTCCAGTTAATGAATGTTTAGTCACAAACAACAAAGCAATGCAAAATAGTGTAGATGCTATTTTCTTTTATGAGAGAGTGGGACTATCACAGAAACCAACCCACACGAACCAAATATGGATTTTTATGACACAAGAGTGTCCTGTTTTCAACCCATCAGTGAAACATCTGGGAAACAAAATCAACTGGACGATTACCTATCGGCAGGACAGTACGATTGTATATCCTTACGGAAAATTTCGATATTTTAACAAGTCAGTAAGACAAAAAGTACAAGTTCAAAATTATGCAACGGGAAAAACAAAGAAGGTTGCTTGGTTCGTATCGAACTGTGGTCCAAGCAACAATCGCATGGGCTATGCTAAGGAGCTCGGAAAATATATCCAAGTGGATATTTACGGTGGATGTGGTACAAAAATTTGCACgagaaggaatgaaaataaatgctTTGAGATATTAAAAAAGGAATACAAATTTTATTTGGCATTCGAAAATTCCAATTGTAGAGATTATATTACtgaaaaatttttcattaatgGTTTGAAGTAA